A section of the Methanosarcina mazei S-6 genome encodes:
- a CDS encoding metal-dependent hydrolase: MPYPVVHILFFVFCVSAVAVYATFRSISQRQATFGSSLNLLLLLLVGSVCTLLPDVMIIYNLFVNGTIEYCWIGSIPTHSLLFSFSAIVLGTFAGYVVYQKVAKAIYLGLFGEVAFSTHLLLDDACGASCYYFYPVYSERISIFPFMNISFLETGVLNYLIISFVSVSFLCLLIMMALYSLHHFGFEFKYEFKG; encoded by the coding sequence ATGCCCTATCCAGTTGTGCACATTTTGTTCTTTGTATTCTGTGTCAGTGCAGTAGCTGTTTATGCTACTTTCAGATCAATTTCTCAAAGGCAGGCTACTTTTGGGAGTTCATTGAATTTACTCCTGTTATTACTGGTGGGCAGTGTATGTACGCTACTTCCAGACGTCATGATCATTTATAATTTGTTCGTAAACGGCACCATTGAATATTGCTGGATTGGATCTATCCCGACACACTCACTTCTATTCAGTTTTTCTGCTATCGTATTGGGAACATTTGCAGGATATGTTGTATACCAGAAAGTTGCTAAAGCAATATATCTAGGCCTTTTTGGCGAGGTCGCGTTCTCTACTCATCTCTTGCTTGATGATGCCTGCGGAGCCAGTTGTTACTACTTCTACCCAGTATACAGCGAAAGAATTAGCATATTCCCATTTATGAACATAAGCTTCCTGGAGACCGGAGTTTTAAATTATCTGATAATATCTTTTGTATCCGTTTCTTTTCTTTGCCTCTTAATAATGATGGCATTGTATTCCTTGCATCATTTTGGCTTTGAGTTCAAATATGAGTTTAAAGGATAA
- a CDS encoding UDP-N-acetylglucosamine--N-acetylmuramyl-(pentapeptide) pyrophosphoryl-undecaprenol N-acetylglucosamine transferase, giving the protein MKIMIFICGEGLGHTSRCLALGKELLAAGHEIEFGAYGYSRDLVEKTGYRIHEIPSEIKLVGKAGGFDLSGSIEATLKNARILGGPKVLKLIKDFKPDVVVSDSYYLGTLAAMLLNIPVYLIINQSNMEDFFKNRGVPIRLLGDLTKKFYREVFEKTDKIIIPDYPLPYTVCRKNLNFSPGLWEKLYYSGPLVKEKYEEVEQIPLKKPHIVSLIGGFGYREPIFRKVLTTAALDSGINYTLISGPSLDPSKFKEIPKNVQILRFVGDTFPYIRSSDAVIAPGGHSTMMEALSFGTPILSFPDEGHSEQENNAAVIEEEGYGRMLSYSTPPEVILECIREVLEDKKYRDKVKRLQRLASELDGPKAVRELLEKEAGKKVS; this is encoded by the coding sequence GTGAAAATAATGATATTCATATGCGGAGAAGGGCTTGGCCACACCAGCCGCTGTCTTGCGCTGGGAAAGGAGCTTCTTGCTGCAGGGCACGAGATCGAATTCGGGGCTTACGGTTACTCCAGAGATCTGGTTGAAAAGACAGGTTATCGGATACATGAAATACCATCGGAGATAAAACTGGTTGGAAAAGCTGGAGGATTTGACCTTTCGGGCTCAATAGAAGCGACCCTCAAAAATGCCCGGATACTTGGTGGTCCAAAGGTCCTGAAACTTATAAAAGACTTCAAACCGGATGTTGTGGTTTCGGACAGCTATTACCTGGGAACTCTTGCAGCTATGCTTCTTAATATCCCTGTGTATCTTATTATTAACCAGTCAAATATGGAGGACTTTTTCAAAAACAGGGGCGTTCCTATAAGACTTCTCGGAGATCTGACAAAAAAATTCTACCGGGAAGTCTTTGAAAAAACCGATAAAATAATTATTCCTGATTATCCCCTTCCATATACGGTTTGCAGAAAAAATCTGAATTTTTCCCCCGGACTTTGGGAAAAGCTGTATTACAGCGGCCCTCTTGTAAAGGAAAAGTATGAAGAAGTGGAACAGATCCCTCTGAAAAAGCCTCATATTGTTTCCCTGATAGGAGGTTTCGGATACAGGGAACCGATTTTCAGAAAAGTGCTCACAACTGCTGCACTCGACTCCGGAATAAATTATACGCTAATTTCTGGCCCAAGCCTCGACCCCTCAAAGTTCAAAGAAATCCCCAAAAACGTTCAGATCCTCAGGTTTGTAGGAGATACTTTTCCATATATCAGGAGTTCAGATGCCGTAATAGCTCCAGGCGGACACAGTACAATGATGGAAGCTTTAAGTTTTGGAACTCCAATTCTTTCTTTTCCTGATGAGGGACACAGCGAACAGGAGAACAACGCTGCAGTGATTGAAGAGGAAGGTTATGGAAGAATGCTCAGTTATTCTACCCCGCCTGAAGTCATTCTGGAATGTATAAGGGAAGTTCTTGAAGACAAGAAATACAGAGATAAAGTAAAAAGATTGCAGCGGCTTGCATCCGAACTTGACGGCCCAAAAGCAGTCAGGGAACTGCTGGAAAAAGAAGCCGGGAAAAAAGTCTCCTGA
- a CDS encoding HAD family hydrolase encodes MLKAIIFDMDGVLVDSMRFQADAWAKAFQDAGINIVREDIYELEGSNDKRLIKSIFKEARKEPEPEHFERLPEKKRDLLEFDRIKPFEGIPECLDELKRHFRLAMVSGSNRNTVGKIVDKFFSGYFDVVINGSDLERGKPDPDPYLKALEMLGLTKNECMVIENAPLGITAAKRAGLYCVAVASMLEPEKVQHADLVLEDHASLFDYLKSLIPGKPQT; translated from the coding sequence ATGTTAAAAGCAATCATTTTCGATATGGATGGGGTTCTTGTGGACTCCATGCGTTTCCAGGCTGACGCATGGGCAAAAGCTTTCCAGGATGCTGGTATCAATATTGTGCGGGAAGATATTTACGAGCTCGAAGGTTCAAACGATAAAAGGCTGATAAAATCTATCTTCAAAGAAGCCAGAAAAGAGCCTGAACCTGAGCATTTCGAGCGCTTGCCTGAAAAGAAACGCGATCTTCTGGAATTTGACAGAATAAAACCTTTTGAAGGCATTCCTGAATGCCTTGATGAATTGAAGAGGCACTTCAGGCTTGCCATGGTTTCCGGATCGAACCGGAATACAGTAGGAAAAATTGTAGATAAGTTTTTTTCAGGCTACTTTGATGTTGTTATAAATGGGAGTGACCTGGAACGCGGGAAACCCGATCCTGACCCTTATCTCAAAGCGCTTGAAATGCTTGGTCTGACGAAAAACGAATGTATGGTAATTGAAAATGCACCTCTTGGAATTACTGCTGCCAAGAGAGCGGGGCTCTACTGTGTCGCGGTTGCAAGTATGCTTGAGCCTGAAAAGGTACAGCATGCTGACCTGGTACTCGAAGACCATGCTTCTCTGTTCGATTATCTCAAAAGTCTCATACCTGGAAAACCGCAAACATAA
- the msrB gene encoding peptide-methionine (R)-S-oxide reductase MsrB, giving the protein MAQNKIEKSEEDWKSVLTPEQYHVLRQKGTERPFSGNLYYNKEKGIYTCAACGQELFSSDTKFESGTGWPSFYDVISSDRVRLHEDNSYFMKRIEVVCSRCGSHLGHVFEDGPEPTGQRYCINSVSLGFTKEEDTGKEKE; this is encoded by the coding sequence TTGGCACAGAACAAAATCGAGAAATCCGAAGAAGACTGGAAGAGTGTTCTAACACCCGAACAATACCATGTTTTGAGGCAGAAAGGCACAGAAAGACCATTTTCTGGCAACCTGTACTACAACAAAGAAAAAGGAATCTATACCTGTGCTGCATGTGGGCAGGAGCTCTTTTCCTCTGATACCAAGTTTGAATCCGGGACTGGCTGGCCGAGTTTCTATGATGTGATTTCCAGCGACAGGGTCCGGCTTCATGAAGATAACAGCTATTTCATGAAAAGGATAGAGGTTGTCTGCTCTCGCTGCGGAAGCCACCTCGGGCATGTATTTGAAGACGGGCCTGAACCTACTGGGCAACGCTACTGCATCAACTCTGTCTCTCTTGGTTTCACAAAGGAAGAAGATACAGGGAAAGAAAAAGAATAA
- a CDS encoding ABC transporter permease — protein MIPLLSAGKIALGSITNAKMRSTLTVLGIVIGVAAVIANVSLGASFNQHFTNEVTNIGSNFIYVQGMQPKLFYDNQLQIIENTPGILGVSPLKSQTAEVTYMSETKNIMVSGVGEDYDEVAKTQLSEGSFINDNDRYVAIIGYDIANEKFGRNLSVRSSIDITFRIGENDKVTQTFKVKGIIQNPQNTMVQGFNDNEAVLIPIAVMNEMLGETDYGGAFAMAEDPATIQNTSDEVDRRLARSFGISERDLEDKDSRPHMTINQAEILEQTDMMAAALSSFLTAVALISLLVGSIGIMNIMLVSVTERTREIGVLKSLGFTGSDILFLFMIESILLGVFGGIIGGIVGITGAYGVESFLSLPVVFPLSLIVAGFFVAVAVGFISGVYPARKAAKMKPVDSLRYE, from the coding sequence ATGATCCCTCTTTTAAGTGCAGGAAAAATAGCTCTTGGAAGCATTACAAATGCAAAGATGCGCTCAACCCTTACAGTACTTGGTATAGTTATAGGAGTTGCGGCTGTAATTGCAAACGTGTCCCTGGGGGCAAGTTTCAACCAGCACTTTACAAATGAAGTAACAAATATAGGTTCGAATTTTATTTATGTTCAGGGGATGCAGCCGAAGCTCTTCTATGACAACCAGCTCCAGATAATTGAAAATACTCCCGGGATTTTGGGAGTTTCACCTCTGAAGTCGCAGACTGCTGAAGTCACTTATATGTCTGAGACCAAAAACATAATGGTAAGCGGAGTAGGGGAGGACTACGATGAGGTTGCAAAAACCCAGCTAAGTGAAGGCTCTTTTATTAATGACAATGACAGGTATGTTGCAATTATAGGATATGATATTGCAAACGAGAAGTTCGGCAGAAACCTTTCTGTCCGGAGCTCAATAGACATAACTTTCAGGATAGGGGAAAATGATAAGGTCACACAAACCTTCAAGGTCAAAGGAATAATCCAGAACCCTCAAAACACAATGGTTCAGGGTTTCAACGATAATGAGGCAGTTCTTATCCCTATTGCGGTAATGAACGAGATGCTTGGCGAAACTGACTATGGAGGAGCCTTTGCAATGGCTGAAGACCCTGCAACGATTCAGAATACCTCGGATGAGGTGGACAGGCGCCTTGCCAGGAGTTTCGGGATCTCTGAAAGGGATCTTGAGGATAAAGATTCAAGGCCCCACATGACCATAAATCAGGCTGAGATTCTTGAGCAGACCGACATGATGGCAGCAGCCCTCAGCTCTTTCCTGACAGCCGTTGCCCTGATTTCCCTTCTTGTTGGCTCCATAGGAATCATGAACATCATGCTCGTAAGCGTTACTGAGAGGACAAGAGAGATAGGCGTGCTCAAATCTCTCGGCTTTACAGGTTCTGACATCCTTTTCCTTTTCATGATCGAATCAATCCTTCTTGGAGTTTTCGGAGGGATTATAGGAGGCATAGTTGGAATTACAGGCGCATATGGCGTGGAAAGCTTCCTTTCCCTTCCGGTGGTATTTCCCTTAAGCCTGATAGTTGCCGGATTTTTTGTTGCGGTTGCTGTTGGTTTTATCTCCGGAGTCTATCCTGCAAGAAAAGCTGCAAAAATGAAACCCGTGGATTCTCTAAGGTACGAATAA
- a CDS encoding flavodoxin family protein: MKVLGLIGSPRKDGNTEKLVNAILDGAAEKGAEIKIYHLARMDLKPCKGCMSCKLEGKCIIDDDMQELYKEILSADAIVLGSPIYMWEITALTKTIVDRLIALTCWQPCAKPEYPNLLRIKTRLVLAYTYGNPDPNNFNQYFKYMEGLFSFLGFDVQGSIWVSGTIGPDDILHQSEIFEEARALGKKL; encoded by the coding sequence ATGAAAGTTTTAGGATTGATCGGAAGCCCCAGAAAGGATGGAAACACTGAAAAGCTCGTGAATGCTATTCTTGACGGTGCCGCCGAAAAAGGTGCTGAGATAAAAATCTACCATCTTGCCAGAATGGATCTAAAACCCTGTAAAGGCTGCATGTCCTGCAAGCTCGAGGGGAAATGCATTATTGATGACGATATGCAGGAGCTCTATAAAGAAATTCTATCCGCGGATGCCATTGTACTCGGTTCTCCTATCTATATGTGGGAAATCACAGCCCTTACAAAAACAATTGTTGACCGCCTGATAGCTTTAACCTGCTGGCAGCCCTGTGCAAAGCCTGAATATCCAAACCTGCTGAGAATAAAGACCAGGCTGGTCCTTGCTTATACATATGGGAACCCGGACCCCAACAACTTCAACCAGTATTTCAAATATATGGAAGGGCTTTTCAGCTTTTTAGGCTTTGATGTCCAGGGAAGCATCTGGGTTTCGGGCACAATAGGCCCCGATGATATCCTGCACCAGAGTGAAATATTCGAAGAAGCAAGAGCTCTCGGGAAAAAACTCTAA